Proteins encoded together in one Astatotilapia calliptera chromosome 7, fAstCal1.2, whole genome shotgun sequence window:
- the wdr41 gene encoding WD repeat-containing protein 41 — translation MLRWILGGREAQSSAEKSPVLCIGEEQPKNCFTELQVLKGHFDIVRFLVQIDDFRCASAGDDGLVLVWNVETGERLQELRGHSQQITAITTITCKNEVTLNTSLITASSDRSLSLWDPDTGNRVQTISDLHSSVKCLLVLERLCVWLSGGEELCVWNRDFQLQCQRPNHSDTGITALIELPKNYIAAAMDKKIMIYSLTVSADSSLSVAEIRCLSDHQDQIRALINVNDGLFASGSHMGELILWNATEWNLLAYEHILWEESQDYNQTEIRMGAPKPSEMSIQHLTTNGNLILAAVGSGLYVYSVQTRSVVAYRKVAHDSNVLHTMLLSDCELMSCSEDGSVRMWEIQDLPLPAEPASSGFFGMWSFGRSNKQSGPPSKKVIDIPNIRMLELTGDLIGHSGAVQMFVSFTEKGLVTCSADHLLILWKNGERQSRLRSLALFQKLEERGGL, via the exons ATGCTCCGGTGGATTCTCGGTGGTCGGGAAGCTCAGAGCTCAGCGGAG AAAAGCCCTGTGCTGTGCATTGGAGAGGAACAGCCCAAAAACTGCTTCACTGAGCTGCAGGTGCTGAAAGGACATTTTGACATTGTTCGATTTCTGGTGCAGATTGATGACTTCAG ATGTGCCTCAGCAGGGGATGATGGCCTTGTTTTGGTGTGGAATGTTGAG ACTGGGGAGAGGCTGCAGGAGCTGAGAGGCCATTCTCAGCAGATAACAGCCATAACCACCATCACCTGCAAAAATGAAGTCACACTGAACACCTCGCTTATCACTGCCTCTTCAGACCGAAGCCTCAGT CTGTGGGACCCTGATACAGGCAACAGGGTCCAGACCATTTCAGATCTTCATTCTTCTGTAAAG tGTTTGCTGGTGCTCGAGCGACTGTGTGTGTggctctctggtggggaagaaCTATGCGTGTGGAATAGAGACTTTCAGCTGCAGTGTCAGCGACCCAACCACAGTGATACTG GAATCACTGCTTTGATTGAACTGCCGAAGAACTACATAGCAGCTGCCATggataaaaaaataa TGATCTACAGCTTGACAGTTTCTGCTGATTCCTCTCTGTCAGTGGCTGAGATCCGCTGCCTCTCCGACCACCAGGATCAGATCCGAGCTCTTATCAACGTCAATG ACGGGCTCTTCGCCAGCGGGTCCCATATGGGTGAGTTGATCTTATGGAATGCGACTGAGTGGAACCTCCTGGCCTATGAACACATTCTCTGGGAGGAGTCTCAAGACTACAATCAGACTGAAATACGAATGGGGGCTCCTAAACCCAGCGAGATGTCCATTCAGCACCTGACCACCAATGGAAAT ctCATCCTTGCTGCTGTGGGCAGCGGTCTCTACGTCTACAGTGTTCAGACCAGAAGCGTGGTGGCCTACAGAAAGGTTGCCCACGACTCTAATGTGTTACACACCATGCTGCTGTCTGACTG TGAGCTGATGTCCTGCTCTGAAGATGGCAGTGTGAGGATGTGGGAGATCCAAGACTTGCCTTTGCCGGCTGAACCAGCTTCTtcag GGTTCTTTGGGATGTGGAGTTTTGGCCGTTCAAACAAACAATCTGGGCCTCCTTCAAAGAAGGTTATAGACATTCCCAACATTAGGATGCTAGAGTTGACTGGAGATCTGATTGGACACTCAGGAGCAGTCCAG ATGTTCGTAAGTTTCACGGAGAAAGGTTTGGTTACATGCTCGGCGGACCACCTGCTCATTCTGTGGAAGAACGGAGAAAGACAGTCTCGTCTCCGCAGCCTGGCCCTTTTCCAGAAATTGGAGGAGAGGGGAGGACTTTGA